GTTAACTGTtccgtctggttcaccgtcactttcacctttgatcggtttgtcgccatttgttgccagaagctgaaaacaaaatattgcaccgggaaaactgcggctgcggttctcgcaacaaccgGCGTTCTGTTCTGCCTGAAGAACGGTCTACTTTACTTCACTTATGGCCCCAGGACGATCATCgacaatgtaccgtggttctgttATCCGAAGCCAAGTTACtttactgaccccgggtgggtggcatttgactggctcgacatcgctttaactccgttcctccccttcgctgtaatcctgctgctcaacgctctgacagtccggcacattttagtggccagcagGGTCCgtaagaggctgaggggtcagagtaaAGGGGAGAacagcagtgacccggagatggagagcaggaggaggtctgtggttttactcttcacactATCCGGCAGCTTCATTCTCCTGTGGCTAACCAATGTCGCGGAATTCATCTATTATCAGGCCACAGGGATAGGAACGGGAGGAAATGAAGCTGAAATGACTTTCGCCCATGTCGGATATTTGCTAAGGAACTtcagctgctgcacgaacacattCATTTACGCTGCCACCCAGTCGAAGTTTAGAGAGCAGGTAATAGGCG
The window above is part of the Rhinoraja longicauda isolate Sanriku21f unplaced genomic scaffold, sRhiLon1.1 Scf001185, whole genome shotgun sequence genome. Proteins encoded here:
- the LOC144591602 gene encoding putative G-protein coupled receptor 139; amino-acid sequence: MGAEYFKVEKILYVIIAVIGVPVNLVAVVILSRGKCGLSTCTTRYLVAMAAADLQVIVTEVILYQINYHYFPVCFLNITPVCIVLRVLSRIAVNCSVWFTVTFTFDRFVAICCQKLKTKYCTGKTAAAVLATTGVLFCLKNGLLYFTYGPRTIIDNVPWFCYPKPSYFTDPGWVAFDWLDIALTPFLPFAVILLLNALTVRHILVASRVRKRLRGQSKGENSSDPEMESRRRSVVLLFTLSGSFILLWLTNVAEFIYYQATGIGTGGNEAEMTFAHVGYLLRNFSCCTNTFIYAATQSKFREQVIGAVKYAFASVLRFITHQ